Below is a window of Bombus pyrosoma isolate SC7728 linkage group LG14, ASM1482585v1, whole genome shotgun sequence DNA.
TAGTGTATTTCCTTGATTAAACTTTCATCCATATTTAGTAgcataaaatgttattttttattgctcaATAAATGAAGGGAAAGAGATTAAAGATAACAACTTCGCAGTATaagagattattttataaatcagtatatatatttcacgaattACAATACGTTGATGTTACTTACGccataaaaataaactatttaaAGATAGATGTCGTTTTctgaaaattacaaacacTAGCGCTATATGTGCACGATAAGTGAACTATTTTCTATTATGGTTGAATAGCGGGATATTTTAACCTATAATTTTCGATTCTGTgactataattattacatcaaGAATGTAAACAATGTTTAAAAGCCACagatttttaatgtttgaaatttaaaaaaataaaaatatgtgattTTATAAAGGTtggatataatattaatgtgaCTATCAAGAAAGAATTCaagttaacaaatattaaattctttaaattatctgAAAGTTGCATTTcatgttcatttttattacttctgATTTATAAAAGCAGTAGGTACGTTTAATAACCAGAGAGGaagtttcttctattttcattcgattacAGATCATTTAGCAACGTTACTataatttcttgttttctttcataaataatgttaagCGATGGGGAGTGAATATCATCCCGGTCTATAGTCAATCAGTCATCGCGTACTTGACAGTAGCTTTGTTTACCTAATGTGTATAGGGTACTCATAGCCGAATTTACATACGTGGTTATATGCAACGTGAACCCGAACCtgttgttttaatttttaatattattcagtgaacgtgtaataaatttagataatttctgtttaaataattcgcgctttttcataaatgtttcTCTTAACTTACACGCAAACGCAGGAGATATTGATCTGTGTCCATGAATATACTGGGTCGCATATAAAAGGTCTGTAACTTACCATTAAACTTATATATATCCACTTGTAGTACTCAAAGAGATACCttttttatgaagaaaaaccgaaagattattttacgtatatgGAGGTTAGTAGTATGACGCGCTTAATTGTATTTGTCTTTGCTCTTTATACAGAAAGAAtttcattgtatatttttgtctaATTTGTACGAACGTTTTCTTCATTCACTTTAATAAATTGCTAGTAACTCATCATtagtaacattttaattaatatcttttttaatcatacaaatcttgtattattaatataatctcatgaatattaataagaatttataataactaATGTTTGTTAACATAAAGggagctatatatatatgtatgtatgtatccctgtatgttttttattttgaacatatttcattaattattatatattacgtttGTTGTCAAATGtacttaataaatttgaataaaaattatttactacgCTTTAAATGTTCCTTTacatattcaataatttttaaaaacaataaataagtaaGCAGTGGCTAATTCATAGAATCAAATATAGAAaatcgtatttatataaacatttaacaccaagaaaaaatttgttttacgaaataatttttaataatctgcTATAAATTGTAGTAATTTTGAAGGTGTTAGaacattgtaattttttaaactgcATAATTGTAtactttcatataaattttatttgtaaattttataacaaaacaaaatcaaatattaaatctcATGTTACTTATAAATCactaatatttgtaattaatacgTGTAATATACAGTTTTACATAATCtctattaaaatgaaacatttactTATACGTACCTATACGTTTACGAAAGCACGGCACAACGCACAACAATATTTCATCATGcaaatttgtttctaattcgtttttgaaacgtttcatatttatgtcatgcacgaaatgaaaatgaaaagggctatttcaaatttattgcaaactAGAAGATTTCGCAttggttaaaaatttatatttattatcgtcaCTTACAActataattcgaaatttttaataatttagtatctattatttttgaaagtacattaaaaaatatatcatgtgCCATCACAAAAACTAGTATCTTAAAATATTggaatcaaaatttttacttttaaattcatgaatacagaaattattatGACAAAATTATAAACCAATATTCACCTTCATACCTTCAAAGCAGATGAAACCAGATCAAGTTTATGCTGATAActaaaattaacataattgtcaaatataaaatgtgataAAACAAGCATTGTTAACTTAAGTATAttcaatagaattattttcattcttaaaaATGGCTATATCGAAACACATTGATTTATGTCACTttgttaatatcaaatttagaTGAAATAAATCCAAGAGATTTTAATTGAGCATTCGTAGAATGCAGTATCTTTGATAGAACGGGTAATTATTAATGACAGAAACCCGATGATCCCATTCACgccaaaaattaatttaaaaatagaggaatgaaaaaagaaaaggatagaAGCGCGCAGCATCAATAACGCGCAGGCTTCGTTCTTCCAGCATCAACGGGGACAATCTCCATATCAGTAATTCAGTACCGAACATTTTGCACGGTGCAAGGTGGAAGGTGGAAGTCAGCGGGTTGCAACGTGCTGCAGGATTGTTACGCATATACTGTATTTACcttcgttcttcgttttctctcgTCTCTTCCGTTGTTgtgtttcttttgttttatatatatgtcagTGTGTGTATCTGTATGTATCACGTTGCCCAAAGGACTACACTACAGCGTTTATCGTAGCTTCGTAGGGGATAAACTTTAACACGATCTTCTGTTGTTTGCCTTCTTAATTCAACAGAAGCATCAGGATATCGATCTCCTTCTCCGATGGCAGATCACGATAACATTTACGACGACGAGGTAATTAAATCGATTTACTTGCGTTTCTTGTGAAATTTTCGGTTTTCCTTTCATCCACTTTGTTTTAAGAGGACGTGGAAATTATGAAGCTCCTTGATGTTGGTAAACTTTGCGTGTAAATGCTTTGCTAGAATGAGatatactattataattatatgacATAAAAAGTGTTTGAAGGATGGAAGTTTGTCCTCATGTTGGATGGTTTTCTTAAACATTaatcatttctttaaaaaatggtAATACTTATATATGAAGCTTTTTGAGAGATATACGTTTTTTATAATGCACGTTCTTTCCtctttaatgtttaataaatgtgTCTCGAAcatttagataaaaaatttagataGAAGAATACTTTTTATGCCTTACGCGAAGAGATATGTTTTACTAGCGCTATATTGAAAATTAGAGCAAGAATCTATTGAtcgtaattttgaaattttgtttttataaaaattgtagctTAAGTATGTCggttttttattataaatgtattcctattgctatattttttaattatactgtATGCATCTGacattttatttgaagaaattattccTTTTTGACGACTTCGTATAGAAGTGACATGTAGAGTaagatgaatataaattgctaatatattcatttataacaaGAGAGGAATTGTCATATTTAAGAtctttaattataacaaattactgtcagatatttattatatattatctacaTATTAGTATTAGTTACATATTACTGTGTCGAGATTAAGTGAGAGTCGTGacggaaatatataataattgcaatcaaagaaattaaatgtcctatttccttttaaaagctgtatattgagaaaaatatcataatacgtattaaaaaaataattttttgaaacataaatgaataaattattatttttagctACTAGTACTATTTTTATCCAACATTTTTTGAGccctttcatttcatttacatctaaaaatgaattactatttttatactgCTATTAGATATCACGATGGATACACAAGTAGGGATTACTGTATGTTTCTTATGAATCGTAATACGATTTTTGTAatgatcgatatattttttacaactagataaaaaaatttttaaccaaatatgtaatttttattatttcatccaATCCTCTTTATTcaacttttgttttattatcaatactattctaactctctctctctctatgtcttttttgttttttaaaaatattttttctaaattgtgTGTTTAAGAACTTGCTTTTCgaaataaagattattatttaatgcaatttaatatcaattacgtatatttttaataagcttgataattttattaaatataattgctTTATAGCATGACGCTGGCAACACAATGAACAATACATTAATATATGGAATTCTAtagttttgtttttatataaaaatgagaatttaAAAACAGTCACTCTTAAGTTCCAAAATCAATAATTACCTTCCACATAAATGTCTGTAAAAAGTTAACATTGACCTACTGATACAcataatctaaaattaattacattaatcaattaattaattatacaattattttcttcagtagttacatacatacatatattatatagcgATCTATTACTATtgcaaagatatttatatataatttatattttaataaatttattatattacaatttgtcATGTAtcgcaaaaatttatttactttgctTGCTATAAAATCGCTatctttttcgtaattttctaaatcgaatgaaacaatgtaatacttttatcttcgatattttttaagaattttttattatcttatatttttaaaaaatcagttaataaatttttctatgtacatagtattatacaattatttggCATTGGCGTTAGTGAGTACCTTTGTGATAGGAGCTTGTATCAGCGAATCCAAATCAAAGGAATTGGCGTGGCATTTTGATAGCTCTTCTTGTGATCGTTGCGGTCCTGACTTTAATTGTGACATCGGTTGCCTTATTGACACCGCCAGATGAGGGTCCCAGGGTACGAGGTGCTAGAATAAGACTTTCTGAGGTAAACATTTGTACTTTTAACTCTAGTATTCTagctttaaaattatttctttatcatcATCTTAAaagtatcaattttaattgaaagcGTCAATTCCTTGTAAACATAGAACAAaagatttatcttttttatcctctattaatattatcaatgcGATACTATTAATCATAAGagttcttcaattttattcattctttCTTATTAACGAGTCTCTTTATTGCTATTTCATATGCTGTTTCTTAATATTCATGAATATTCTTTAAACAAGTATAAATCTAACATTTGATATGAAGATTAAGCaacaatttgtttcaaaaacCTCATCAATTAGTAGACGTAATCCATcatcatttatttcatacttacatttgaatttaatgTCAAAATTTAACAATCGGAAAGAAAAAGCTTTGACTTCAGATTTAAATGGCTTCGTCTgtgttttgaaaatattctttcaataaaatacCTCTTAGAtcaacgattaaataaaaaatttgactCTTTAgcaaatttaattcgaaaaagagtgttatgtaataattaataataaataaatagttaaagAATTatgttaatgtaaaataaatattttgtaggtACTCTCTGGAGAATTAACACCTCTCTTCTTCAATGGATCATGGGTAAGCGGGCAGCACATTTGCTATCGAGATGTATGGGGTGGAATTTCGCTATTACACGTTTCCCCAAAAAACATCACTTCCCGCAGTTTAATGTCCAATGAGACTTTTGTAAGTTTAAgttacttaaatatttcaattaattttatgtgttCTTAATTTGATaagataatgtaatataaaacaaagtatTAAACTTAACAGgtacgtatataatttttctatatatagacgaaaaaaattgtatttgttagaaaatatttgtatatttacacTTAGGCTTTCTAGCAAAACAGAACATTAAGAGGTATTTTGCATACAGAGGAGACTGAATCCCGCCAAGTTCTCATTGTCACCGGATCGTAATTATTTACTCCTTGCGTACAATGTGAAGAAACTGTTCCGATACTCGTATTTAgcacaatataaaatttatgacgTAAATACAGGGTTAGTAAATATGACTTagatgataattttaatttagaataatCAAGAATCTTGCGAAAATACAGTAAAGTTCCAATTGTATATATTCTTGtaaattcttcaattattaaataaacgtaaattttattcaaatttaattcggtatattatgtaatatatagtGCTAAAATTTCGACTTTAATATTCTCTTTactacagaaataaaaattaattcgtgcCTAAATATCtacacaaatataaaaatcattttgtcaattgaaaattacttaaaGAATTGGGATTTTATTGGAACTTTTAATTagtaatgtttattaattaactttagACATTAGTCACTTTATTGTTACAGAGAAATTATACCATTGACTCCACATCCTGAGAAGGATATCCACCCTTACCTTTTGTTGGCACAATGGACTCCACGTGATCATGGTTTAGTTATGGTTCAggattatgatatttattatataacaagcCCTAAAAGTAATACAGGATATCGTGTTACTGATACAGCAGTTCCTGGTATTTTGTCAAATGGATTGCCTGATTGGCTATATGaaggtaatttaatttatatttttgaggAGAATGTTTggtaaatcattttatatgcataaatatttatacatatgtttgtAGAAGAGATTTTACATCGTGCAGAAGCAATTTGGATGTCATCAGATGGCCATATGATGTTATATGCCTCCTTCAATGATTCACTTGTTGACGAAATGCATATATCTTGGTTTGGGGAAGGATACAAAGCTTTGTACCCTCATATACGATCTTTGCGTTATCCTaaggtaattttattttcatttattattttggattaattattataattttgttttcccATGATATCAATTTACcacaaagtaaaatattctaatatgattgaaatatttcatacatgaTTGTATAGCCAGGAACACCAAATCCTATGGTACGACTCTATGTAGCAGACTTGGCAGATCCAAAGAACATTCATACGAAGGTAGTGAAACCGCCACCTATCATCGAGCATGTGTGAGTTTACTTACAAAGTTTGGAGTATGGAGTGcttgaacaaattttctcttattaatttttcctcaTTAGGTGTAATTATTCGtcttaacaaaaaaaaaaaaaaagaatgaacaaaattcaaaatgtctTGAATAGAGATTGCACTTTGTTGTTTTTTACAAGAAACATTTAGATGTTTCTGTGGTGACACTCCCAAGGTACTTCAAAAAAGGAAGCATATTCTTTCGGCAAGATACTTTAAGATATACATGAGGAGTAGTTTCTTGGTTTAAAATGAGCTGGCTTTTAAGAATACTttttagtttaaaataaagttgAGTAGGAAAATCTCTGCTTTATTTCTTAAAGTGAAATCTTTTTGATCTAATATTCGTGTAgcaaatttcacaatttctacgacaaacaaatattttttgtaccattttgtaaaatattagcATTGATGCGTTTTCTTTTAGTTAAACTAAAaagcgttaaaaatattatgcatttaattttaaaataattttgataaacgaGCGTTAACAGAATTTACATCATTTTGTACCAAGACATGActcataaaattttgttgaacATGTAAACATTcccaaattattattttatttatatacttttattcatatatggattttttacacatttatcatatagtatttatatacatttgtaaATGTTTTTGTGCGTGcctattataattaataatttaaatatttggaaagttcttgaagaattaattttcatagagTTAATCTTAGAAATCATCTCATTTTAATCCCGCTAATGTgatatatgtagaaaatattttgagttTTAgcacataaataattatttaattgagCTTAGCAATTTTAGTTCACGAATTATTTTAGTGTGCATTAtagacattttttttcatttgcttcCATTTCTTTCTGCTATCTTGGAAAATATAACATAGCTTCCTTTttataactaaaagaatataaacaaCAGGGAAATTTAGGTcattaaagaaacaattcatatgtgttttattatcattaaaatagTTAAGTTTTACTATTTTGCATAGATATAATCAGCTAATGGTAGTAATATATTAAGTTGCATTCTTATAGATTTAATTGCTATTAAATATCATGCAAATTGCTTTAATCAAACACtcagtaaattaaattaattatgaaatattattatacacaaTATTAGCTATagatattatcaatatttatatccaTTAACAGAGAACATTACTTTACAACGGCTTCTTGGATTTCTTCAACGGAAGTCTGCATAACATGGTTGACCCGTGCACAAAATCTTTCTGTTGTGACTATTTGCAAGAGCCCTTCGTGGCATTGTCAGGTACACTGCAGTTATTCCAGTTattgtcattttattttcaaataattatttcatttataaatctaCTTCTATCATTTCATGTAGGAAATTCAAAAGATAGCAGCTGAAGGTCGTGGTTGGGTAGACACTCCTCCAGAAGCACCTATTTTTTCAGCAAATGGCAGTAGTTACATTGCTATAAGCCCAATAAAGGATGGTCCAACTGgttatttcaaacatattGTTTGGGTAAATGTTGCCCAAAAATTAGTCGTTCCACTTACtcatggaaaatttgaagttACACAAATAGTAGCATGGGATCAGCctaataataccatgtaagtaataaattctattgtTTATTAAACGTTGATTGATCATTACTCTAtccaaacaatatttttctttgaatctAATTTACTTCCTTTATATAGATACTTTATAGGTATTCCACCTATGAGACCAGGACAGAGGCATCTTTATTATGTGAGTTCATTATTACCACACGTGGGTTCGTCTCTACATCCTGCTGTTTGTGTTACTTGTACACCAACATCAGaaggaaatcgaaataaacaTAGAACAGCTTCATCTGGTCATCATAGTGCTTGGTCTGacaataattacatacatgaTCATTATGAAACACAAACAGAAAGTATACAAGATAAATATGTCGGACAGCTAAAGGAAAACGTTACAAAGAAACAGAAGGCGAAAGCATTCATTACGCCAGGTAAGTATACACGTATGT
It encodes the following:
- the LOC122574664 gene encoding prolyl endopeptidase FAP isoform X4 translates to MEELVSANPNQRNWRGILIALLVIVAVLTLIVTSVALLTPPDEGPRVRGARIRLSEVLSGELTPLFFNGSWVSGQHICYRDVWGGISLLHVSPKNITSRSLMSNETFRRLNPAKFSLSPDRNYLLLAYNVKKLFRYSYLAQYKIYDVNTGEIIPLTPHPEKDIHPYLLLAQWTPRDHGLVMVQDYDIYYITSPKSNTGYRVTDTAVPGILSNGLPDWLYEEEILHRAEAIWMSSDGHMMLYASFNDSLVDEMHISWFGEGYKALYPHIRSLRYPKPGTPNPMVRLYVADLADPKNIHTKVVKPPPIIEHVEHYFTTASWISSTEVCITWLTRAQNLSVVTICKSPSWHCQEIQKIAAEGRGWVDTPPEAPIFSANGSSYIAISPIKDGPTGYFKHIVWVNVAQKLVVPLTHGKFEVTQIVAWDQPNNTIYFIGIPPMRPGQRHLYYVSSLLPHVGSSLHPAVCVTCTPTSEGNRNKHRTASSGHHSAWSDNNYIHDHYETQTESIQDKYVGQLKENVTKKQKAKAFITPEFTDQPCQYHNAIFPPVGTDYFVLECYGPGIPTVTLYKTNFPMPRLIYVLQNNTLLRERVAKLALPQIKTFPVQISGGYNAQVKLHLPPGLREDEITRYPLIVQVYGAPGSQLVTETFKIDWNTYLASRKNMIVAQIDGRGSGGQGYKFLHEVYYRLGSVEVADQLEVTEYLRDSLHFVDKQRVAVWGWSYGGFVAALALAHPGQDVFECGISVAPIVSWKLHDSAYAERYMGLPDVIANYKGYAESDVYEKVENLRNKMFYLVHGTADDNVQFQQSMALTHYLAKKDILFRQQVYPDVGHTLAGVKGHLYLSMAQFLDDCFQKQVPTDTKPGLISGGACL
- the LOC122574664 gene encoding prolyl endopeptidase FAP isoform X5; the encoded protein is MELVSANPNQRNWRGILIALLVIVAVLTLIVTSVALLTPPDEGPRVRGARIRLSEVLSGELTPLFFNGSWVSGQHICYRDVWGGISLLHVSPKNITSRSLMSNETFRRLNPAKFSLSPDRNYLLLAYNVKKLFRYSYLAQYKIYDVNTGEIIPLTPHPEKDIHPYLLLAQWTPRDHGLVMVQDYDIYYITSPKSNTGYRVTDTAVPGILSNGLPDWLYEEEILHRAEAIWMSSDGHMMLYASFNDSLVDEMHISWFGEGYKALYPHIRSLRYPKPGTPNPMVRLYVADLADPKNIHTKVVKPPPIIEHVEHYFTTASWISSTEVCITWLTRAQNLSVVTICKSPSWHCQEIQKIAAEGRGWVDTPPEAPIFSANGSSYIAISPIKDGPTGYFKHIVWVNVAQKLVVPLTHGKFEVTQIVAWDQPNNTIYFIGIPPMRPGQRHLYYVSSLLPHVGSSLHPAVCVTCTPTSEGNRNKHRTASSGHHSAWSDNNYIHDHYETQTESIQDKYVGQLKENVTKKQKAKAFITPEFTDQPCQYHNAIFPPVGTDYFVLECYGPGIPTVTLYKTNFPMPRLIYVLQNNTLLRERVAKLALPQIKTFPVQISGGYNAQVKLHLPPGLREDEITRYPLIVQVYGAPGSQLVTETFKIDWNTYLASRKNMIVAQIDGRGSGGQGYKFLHEVYYRLGSVEVADQLEVTEYLRDSLHFVDKQRVAVWGWSYGGFVAALALAHPGQDVFECGISVAPIVSWKLHDSAYAERYMGLPDVIANYKGYAESDVYEKVENLRNKMFYLVHGTADDNVQFQQSMALTHYLAKKDILFRQQVYPDVGHTLAGVKGHLYLSMAQFLDDCFQKQVPTDTKPGLISGGACL
- the LOC122574664 gene encoding prolyl endopeptidase FAP isoform X1, whose protein sequence is MADHDNIYDDEDVEIMKLLDLVSANPNQRNWRGILIALLVIVAVLTLIVTSVALLTPPDEGPRVRGARIRLSEVLSGELTPLFFNGSWVSGQHICYRDVWGGISLLHVSPKNITSRSLMSNETFRRLNPAKFSLSPDRNYLLLAYNVKKLFRYSYLAQYKIYDVNTGEIIPLTPHPEKDIHPYLLLAQWTPRDHGLVMVQDYDIYYITSPKSNTGYRVTDTAVPGILSNGLPDWLYEEEILHRAEAIWMSSDGHMMLYASFNDSLVDEMHISWFGEGYKALYPHIRSLRYPKPGTPNPMVRLYVADLADPKNIHTKVVKPPPIIEHVEHYFTTASWISSTEVCITWLTRAQNLSVVTICKSPSWHCQEIQKIAAEGRGWVDTPPEAPIFSANGSSYIAISPIKDGPTGYFKHIVWVNVAQKLVVPLTHGKFEVTQIVAWDQPNNTIYFIGIPPMRPGQRHLYYVSSLLPHVGSSLHPAVCVTCTPTSEGNRNKHRTASSGHHSAWSDNNYIHDHYETQTESIQDKYVGQLKENVTKKQKAKAFITPEFTDQPCQYHNAIFPPVGTDYFVLECYGPGIPTVTLYKTNFPMPRLIYVLQNNTLLRERVAKLALPQIKTFPVQISGGYNAQVKLHLPPGLREDEITRYPLIVQVYGAPGSQLVTETFKIDWNTYLASRKNMIVAQIDGRGSGGQGYKFLHEVYYRLGSVEVADQLEVTEYLRDSLHFVDKQRVAVWGWSYGGFVAALALAHPGQDVFECGISVAPIVSWKLHDSAYAERYMGLPDVIANYKGYAESDVYEKVENLRNKMFYLVHGTADDNVQFQQSMALTHYLAKKDILFRQQVYPDVGHTLAGVKGHLYLSMAQFLDDCFQKQVPTDTKPGLISGGACL
- the LOC122574664 gene encoding prolyl endopeptidase FAP isoform X2 produces the protein MADHDNIYDDEELVSANPNQRNWRGILIALLVIVAVLTLIVTSVALLTPPDEGPRVRGARIRLSEVLSGELTPLFFNGSWVSGQHICYRDVWGGISLLHVSPKNITSRSLMSNETFRRLNPAKFSLSPDRNYLLLAYNVKKLFRYSYLAQYKIYDVNTGEIIPLTPHPEKDIHPYLLLAQWTPRDHGLVMVQDYDIYYITSPKSNTGYRVTDTAVPGILSNGLPDWLYEEEILHRAEAIWMSSDGHMMLYASFNDSLVDEMHISWFGEGYKALYPHIRSLRYPKPGTPNPMVRLYVADLADPKNIHTKVVKPPPIIEHVEHYFTTASWISSTEVCITWLTRAQNLSVVTICKSPSWHCQEIQKIAAEGRGWVDTPPEAPIFSANGSSYIAISPIKDGPTGYFKHIVWVNVAQKLVVPLTHGKFEVTQIVAWDQPNNTIYFIGIPPMRPGQRHLYYVSSLLPHVGSSLHPAVCVTCTPTSEGNRNKHRTASSGHHSAWSDNNYIHDHYETQTESIQDKYVGQLKENVTKKQKAKAFITPEFTDQPCQYHNAIFPPVGTDYFVLECYGPGIPTVTLYKTNFPMPRLIYVLQNNTLLRERVAKLALPQIKTFPVQISGGYNAQVKLHLPPGLREDEITRYPLIVQVYGAPGSQLVTETFKIDWNTYLASRKNMIVAQIDGRGSGGQGYKFLHEVYYRLGSVEVADQLEVTEYLRDSLHFVDKQRVAVWGWSYGGFVAALALAHPGQDVFECGISVAPIVSWKLHDSAYAERYMGLPDVIANYKGYAESDVYEKVENLRNKMFYLVHGTADDNVQFQQSMALTHYLAKKDILFRQQVYPDVGHTLAGVKGHLYLSMAQFLDDCFQKQVPTDTKPGLISGGACL
- the LOC122574664 gene encoding prolyl endopeptidase FAP isoform X3; its protein translation is MADHDNIYDDELVSANPNQRNWRGILIALLVIVAVLTLIVTSVALLTPPDEGPRVRGARIRLSEVLSGELTPLFFNGSWVSGQHICYRDVWGGISLLHVSPKNITSRSLMSNETFRRLNPAKFSLSPDRNYLLLAYNVKKLFRYSYLAQYKIYDVNTGEIIPLTPHPEKDIHPYLLLAQWTPRDHGLVMVQDYDIYYITSPKSNTGYRVTDTAVPGILSNGLPDWLYEEEILHRAEAIWMSSDGHMMLYASFNDSLVDEMHISWFGEGYKALYPHIRSLRYPKPGTPNPMVRLYVADLADPKNIHTKVVKPPPIIEHVEHYFTTASWISSTEVCITWLTRAQNLSVVTICKSPSWHCQEIQKIAAEGRGWVDTPPEAPIFSANGSSYIAISPIKDGPTGYFKHIVWVNVAQKLVVPLTHGKFEVTQIVAWDQPNNTIYFIGIPPMRPGQRHLYYVSSLLPHVGSSLHPAVCVTCTPTSEGNRNKHRTASSGHHSAWSDNNYIHDHYETQTESIQDKYVGQLKENVTKKQKAKAFITPEFTDQPCQYHNAIFPPVGTDYFVLECYGPGIPTVTLYKTNFPMPRLIYVLQNNTLLRERVAKLALPQIKTFPVQISGGYNAQVKLHLPPGLREDEITRYPLIVQVYGAPGSQLVTETFKIDWNTYLASRKNMIVAQIDGRGSGGQGYKFLHEVYYRLGSVEVADQLEVTEYLRDSLHFVDKQRVAVWGWSYGGFVAALALAHPGQDVFECGISVAPIVSWKLHDSAYAERYMGLPDVIANYKGYAESDVYEKVENLRNKMFYLVHGTADDNVQFQQSMALTHYLAKKDILFRQQVYPDVGHTLAGVKGHLYLSMAQFLDDCFQKQVPTDTKPGLISGGACL
- the LOC122574664 gene encoding prolyl endopeptidase FAP isoform X6, yielding MELVSANPNQRNWRGILIALLVIVAVLTLIVTSVALLTPPDEGPRVRGARIRLSEVLSGELTPLFFNGSWVSGQHICYRDVWGGISLLHVSPKNITSRSLMSNETFRRLNPAKFSLSPDRNYLLLAYNVKKLFRYSYLAQYKIYDVNTGEIIPLTPHPEKDIHPYLLLAQWTPRDHGLVMVQDYDIYYITSPKSNTGYRVTDTAVPGILSNGLPDWLYEEEILHRAEAIWMSSDGHMMLYASFNDSLVDEMHISWFGEGYKALYPHIRSLRYPKPGTPNPMVRLYVADLADPKNIHTKVVKPPPIIEHVEHYFTTASWISSTEVCITWLTRAQNLSVVTICKSPSWHCQEIQKIAAEGRGWVDTPPEAPIFSANGSSYIAISPIKDGPTGYFKHIVWVNVAQKLVVPLTHGKFEVTQIVAWDQPNNTIYFIGIPPMRPGQRHLYYVSSLLPHVGSSLHPAVCVTCTPTSEGNRNKHRTASSGHHSAWSDNNYIHDHYETQTESIQDKYVGQLKENVTKKQKAKAFITPEFTDQPCQYHNAIFPPVGTDYFVLECYGPGIPTVTLYKTNFPMPRLIYVLQNNTLLRERVAKLALPQIKTFPVQISGGYNAQVKLHLPPGLREDEITRYPLIVQVYGAPGSQLVTETFKIDWNTYLASRKNMIVAQIDGRGSGGQGYKFLHEVYYRLGSVEVADQLEVTEYLRDSLHFVDKQRVAVWGWSYGGFVAALALAHPGQDVFECGISVAPIVSWKLHDSAYAERYMGLPDVIANYKGYAESDVYEKVENLRNKMFYLVHGTADDNVQFQQSMALTHYLAKKDILFRQQVYPDVGHTLAGVKGHLYLSMAQFLDDCFQKQVPTDTKPGLISGGACL